One genomic window of Phoenix dactylifera cultivar Barhee BC4 chromosome 6, palm_55x_up_171113_PBpolish2nd_filt_p, whole genome shotgun sequence includes the following:
- the LOC120111151 gene encoding leucine-rich repeat extensin-like protein 3 has translation MPSKLFPSTFALLLLLVLLSRPPTSVLGDNSPPVCPYPCLPPPTSVTNCPPPPPSAENPPESGYPPPPPSTPENGNYPPPSTPENGNYPPPSTPENGNYPPSSPSGYLPYIPPPYTNFPAPPPPNPILPYFPWYYKTPPSASKAPPLANNVLGGLLVASLMMTLDLIVF, from the coding sequence ATGCCTTCTAAGTTGTTCCCTTCCACCTTCGCCCTCCTGCTCCTCTTAGTCCTCCTCTCTAGACCTCCGACATCGGTCTTGGGGGACAATTCGCCTCCGGTATGTCCATATCCATGCCTTCCTCCTCCGACGTCGGTCACCAACTGCCCTCCGCCGCCTCCATCAGCCGAGAACCCTCCTGAGTCGGGATATCCACCTCCTCCACCAAGCACGCCTGAGAATGGGAATTATCCTCCACCAAGCACGCCTGAGAATGGGAATTATCCTCCACCAAGCACGCCTGAGAATGGGAATTATCCTCCGTCATCGCCATCGGGATATCTTCCATATATTCCACCACCATATACCAACTTTCCTGCACCTCCTCCTCCTAACCCAATATTGCCTTATTTCCCTTGGTACTACAAGACACCACCATCGGCTTCCAAGGCCCCTCCTCTGGCGAACAATGTTCTCGGTGGTTTGCTCGTGGCTTCGCTCATGATGACGCTGGATTTGATTGTATTTTAG
- the LOC103701926 gene encoding uncharacterized protein LOC103701926 → MTLLDSISLAAAEAEAGGNLSSPSKFPIVLNADDIFPQLKPDSEAPDGASFVKRVSGWKISETDAEIAELAAGFAKTLRRKLKKTGSLDQSKFLGLLNSFLRNNAEKIRLSLGSDPSDASGPDFTRAAIEKLGFLIGREVAALIAEGCVVLELWEVLESLILQGLVGHLNSINLVEKLVEKSQSGLLCLFVKHAPDLRSSELLSVLKYFLSPKEDCYGSMIGVRKQWEKQGLLAIEKAVQKGIPKKVSNVAKEASILLMMAYDGFSSSELCLHYVFGSSNLDGLMLSSAISKLDGSEVLGLIRYFVKWLEKYQRFPEARPCPSAGSVLGLKACESVPSMESVLRGLGLVLDEHFSYLVLNSEFHDEMRAAGKVINSLASEADSCFLVDDIIKYLQLEVRRNEDL, encoded by the coding sequence ATGACGCTGCTCGATTCCATCTCCCTGGCCGCGGCGGAGGCCGAAGCCGGCGGGAATCTCTCCTCCCCCTCGAAGTTTCCCATCGTCCTCAACGCCGATGACATCTTCCCCCAGTTGAAACCCGATTCCGAAGCCCCCGACGGCGCCTCCTTTGTCAAGCGCGTCTCCGGGTGGAAGATCTCCGAAACCGATGCCGAGATCGCCGAATTAGCCGCCGGTTTCGCCAAAACTCTCAGGCGCAAACTCAAGAAAACCGGATCCCTCGATCAAAGCAAGTTCTTGGGGCTCCTGAACTCGTTCCTAAGGAACAACGCCGAAAAGATCCGCCTTTCCCTCGGTTCCGATCCATCAGACGCGTCTGGTCCCGACTTCACACGCGCGGCGATCGAAAAGTTGGGGTTCTTGATCGGCCGCGAGGTCGCCGCGTTGATCGCGGAGGGCTGCGTTGTTCTTGAGCTGTGGGAAGTGCTTGAGAGCCTAATTCTCCAGGGCCTCGTTGGGCATCTCAACTCCATAAATCTCGTAGAGAAGCTTGTGGAGAAGAGCCAATCGGGGTTGCTTTGTCTTTTCGTCAAGCATGCTCCGGACCTTCGATCCTCGGAGCTTCTCTCTGTGCTTAAATACTTCTTATCCCCTAAAGAGGATTGTTATGGCAGCATGATTGGGGTTCGGAAACAGTGGGAAAAACAAGGTCTTCTAGCCATCGAGAAGGCCGTCCAGAAGGGTATACCTAAGAAGGTATCAAATGTAGCTAAGGAAGCTTCAATTCTTCTAATGATGGCTTATGATGGTTTCTCGTCATCGGAGCTTTGTCTCCATTATGTGTTTGGATCGTCAAATTTAGATGGGCTCATGCTGTCTTCGGCAATTTCGAAACTTGACGGGTCGGAGGTGCTGGGTTTGATTCGGTACTTTGTGAAGTGGTTGGAGAAGTACCAGAGGTTCCCGGAAGCACGGCCTTGCCCCTCAGCTGGGTCGGTGTTGGGACTGAAGGCATGTGAGAGTGTTCCTTCGATGGAATCAGTTCTCAGAGGATTggggttggttttggatgagcATTTCTCGTATTTGGTGTTGAATTCGGAGTTCCATGATGAGATGAGAGCGGCGGGGAAAGTTATCAATTCTTTGGCTTCAGAAGCTGACTCGTGTTTTCTGGTGGATGATATAATCAAGTATTTGCAGTTAGAAGTGAGAAGGAATGAAGATTTGTAG